The Lutra lutra chromosome 1, mLutLut1.2, whole genome shotgun sequence genomic sequence CACTGTATTTGCAAACCAAATTGATCAGCTTAGTTTGTTAAACATGAAATGGGTGacaatcaaaaaatatttaactaaattTAGCTCTAGATGGCCAGTAAAGCCTAGgcaggaaagaaaaggtaaaagcagaaagaaaaagaagtaggaaattaaaaagtgagaGTAGAACCGGGAGGAAAAGGACATGCATGGCAGTAAATGACGGAACATCACATGAGTGGACTCTGGCTACGTATCAAATTTCGTTGAGTGTAAGATGCCTCTGCTAGggcacaatttaaaaaacaaaggcaagaCAAGCAAATCTCTGGCCCAAGCATTGACAGTTTATAAAACTGCCCAGGAGATTCTGATGTTCCCTGTAATAAAAACTACTGTCCCCCACCACTTAGCCCAGAAAGGGTAAAAGCACTTGCAGAGGGACACACCCTACCACCTGAGACTATTTCACGTGCTTATTGGGTCTGTAAGTTGTCAGGACCAGTTACCAACTTGTAATATTAAAAGGCTGAACCACACCAAATGTCTTCAAGATGCAAGTTAAATACACGGACTTCAAATGCCATCACCTGCAGAGATTCCCACAGCCCCAGAGAGGTCCTGCACAGATGCTCTGCCAGGTGGGAACACCTGGCCCGGCTAACTGCAGACAGGGGCTGGAACCACACGTCCATAAAGAGGCACAATCAACTCCACTCTATCTTAAGCCCACTGACAATGTGCCATGTGCCGGTGACCAGTGAAGCAATTACTTTGGAAGATGTTTTCCAAGAGCGAGTTCTCCATTTCAATGTAACCCTGTACATAGGTTTTCCTGTGGATTTCCTAAGGATTCCCTTTCCTGTGCAAAGAACCCTGAGTGCACTCTGAGTCTGAGATTCACTAAATCATTCCCTCTGTGTGGAGGAAATACGGGGACGTCAGAGCCCAGTCAATACTGTTTTCTCCTTTCACCTCTAGAGCATAATCCATTGCGCCTGCCAAGGAATCAGGCTTCATCTGCCTCCTGAAAAACCTAGTTAAGATTTATAAAATCTTTCTCATTTAGATGATACGCTCTAGTTTGTTTTAAGATACATATTCTGCACAACAGTATTTTGCACAGCTCCAAGGATGCTTACCATCGGCTTCTTCTATTTCAAAGTATCTGTAGTTGAAATGGATAGTAGGAGCATGAGGATTCTTGGGGTGGATCACAGAGCTCACACCCATAGCAGAAAATGGCAATTTACCTGGAAAGTAAAACACAGAGTGAGCATCAATCAGCCGGCTTGATTAACTTCAAGATAGTTTCGGGATCGATTGTCAAAAGCTGCtttttgtctcttaaaaaaattttttttaaaaagggaatgtgAACATGCTTCTCTGGCACATGCGcccaaatggtttttttttttttttttaaagattttatttatttgtcatagagagagaagtgagagtgagcacaggcagacagagtggcaggcagaggcagagggagaagcaggctccctgccaagcaaggagcccgatgtgggactcgatcccaggacgctgggatcatgacctgagccgaaggcagctgcttaaccaactgagccacccaggcgtcccccaaatgGGTTTTTACAGCAGCactatttattttacaaataaaacttgTAGGGGCAAGATTTGCAAGGACTGTGACAGGCTGTGGATACTGTCAGATTTACCATCTTTAGTCTTCAGAATTTTTCCTCGGCTTCTCATTTGTTTTGCTGCTTCCTCAGAAAGATTCCCATGAACAACAGAAATGCTCACCCCGGCCTTTTCAAAAACATGCCCATCTTGAAGTACACAGCTGATGCCACCACCTCCtgtttacagaaacagaaaatgaggaGAGAGTATAAGGGTCGATGCAATATCCGAAAGAACCCTCATGTGAAGGTGTGGGGTTAGGAGTAATTTTCTCCctgtattttccaaatcttcTACATTATTggtatatttgtaatttttaagtaCAATAACATTAGATAATCAGCTTAGCTTGATGACATTGCTACTGATAGTGGGCAAATACTGTATTTCCCCCACATCGCTAAACTGAGGATTTCTTCCTCATCTAAAATAAATCACACGAATATTTTCCCTTCAACTACTGTTCAGAATGGCATCCACTCATTATGATATATGAGAGAAGGCTGAGGTTAAAAACAGGTACGGGTTTGTCTGAGGAATGTTCTATTATTATGAATTTAAGAGCTCCATATCATTTCAattgttttttctgtgtgttgtttaccatttaattttgttcacaggcaattaaaaaaaaaagtagatagtCGAACTCTTCAGGGATTTGGAAGCTTAAACCGAGTAAGACACACATTAATATTTACATATCTGAGCTTTATTATTCATAGTTTGTTTTTAAGACACTAGAGTTACCACCAAAGCAACTGTTTCTCAGAAGTAcctatttgtcttattttattcctaagaatttttAGAGCTGGATGGGAAGTAAGATGATCCAGTACAaaccctgcccccacaccccacccacctccccgcacatttcaaatgagaaaaggagGCCCAGAAAGATAAGACAACTTATCCACGATTACACTGCTGGCAAGGCTTTCTTGCCACAATTTGTCTATGTATCAGACAATATTTTAAGCACTTCATTCTTCACCCTCATGTATTATTTCTaatctcatttcacagatgaggaaacagaggcacacaAAATATTAAGTAACTTCTGAAGGTCACACTAGATATTCTAGTACTTGAGGTTGTGGTCCGGCTCAATGGTCTTCACTTGAAAACATGACAAGATGGAAAACACTTCAAAGACCATATTTAACTTCATTTCATATAGATGTGGTGGTATCAAAGCTCAAAATCTGCTGATGAGAGCTGCTACAGTAGGCCTACCTAAGAAGTCAGGAATTCTTCAAGTTTATGACCAAGATGTGGAGTTTCACTCCATACGCAATAAGATGGTcatgaataggggcacctgggtggctcagtgggttaagcctctgctttcggctcaggtcatgatcccaggatcctaggatcgagtcccgcgtcgggctctctgctcatcagggagcctactttctcctctctctctgcctgcttctctgcctacttgtgatctctctctgtcaaataaataaataaaatctttaaaaaaaaaaaaaaagatggtcatgAATACATGATTCTATAAAAACAGGGTTTTTCATTATTGAagtattattgacatataatatattagtttcaggtgtacaatgcaatgattcattatttgtataattgcaaaataagtctagttaccaccATCACAGTTACAAAATTCTTTTTACAATGAGAATTTtcaagatctattctcttagcaacctTAAAGCATGCAATACAATATTTttgactatagtcaccatgctgtacattacatcctcatgacatctttattttgtaactggagtttgtacctcttgatccccttcactcattttgcccattcctCTCACCCCCTCCTTCTGACAATCACCGATCTGaagaaattttgtttgtttgtttgttttttctagacagtgagagagagcatgagagagaaggtcagagggagaagcagactcccggtggaACCGGGAGcgtgatgcggaactcgatccctggactccgggaccatgacccgacctgaaggcagttgcttaaccaaatgagccacccaggtgccccaagaaatggGTTTTAATACTTAAGTTTTTTGCCATTGAAAAGAAAGATTTTCCTAGCAGGAAATCTGATGCATGCCTTTGGAAGAATTACTGACAAGTCCAATATTTCTTGTGCAACTTGACAAAAAGACACACTAACACAATTATACCCGCTGGAGGAATCTGGCCAGATATTTAGCAAATAGGAGGCAAGTTCATTTTTCCATCTCTACAGGAAGAGAAAGGGTAAATGCACCCAAATAAACAGATGAAATGTGGGTAAGATCGATGCTCAGTTACAACTTTGGACATCCAAGCTTGCTGGCTAAATATAACCGTAGGACTTCTAGAAAAATGCCATTATAAAAATCTCATAGATTTTGAAATGTACAGTTTTAGAGTGATCAAAGATCTGCATCCAGACGTCTAATGACCCTTTTAGTATCCATCTTTCTAAAGGTGTCCCTTCTAACCTAGCAGCCGCTCTTGTAGGTACCTCTTTCCTACTCTATTCTCATTTTCTGCCAGCAACCTGAAGTCGACCTCTAATTCCCATCTCCACCTCCCCCTAGGGACCTCctcaccttccttcctctcccaccgGTCCACGGAGAAGCGCGCGCCCCCGTCTACCTGTGCCAGCGCCTGGCACACCTGGGCCTGGGTCTCCAGGATCAGCAACTCCATCTTGGTCTTCATGTCGCTCGGCCTCCCCCGCAGCTCGCGCAGGTCGGTCACCGGTGGGGCCATGAAGCAGCTGCAGCGGCGGGTCAGCTCATCGTCGTCCTCCTCCGGCCTCCCGGACGAAGGGCTCCGCGCCCCGGTGCTCCTAGGCACCATCTCCGCCCGTTCTACGTGCCCGAAGGCGGCGGCGGCCAGCCCCGCCAGCCCGGCCAGCCCCGCCAGCGCCGTGGTCAGCCCAGTCCCCAGCCGGGGGCGTCCTCCCGCCGTCGGGATGTGCCCCAAACCCCGGCACTGCTCGGTGCCAGCCGCACCCGGGGGCCGGCAGATGCGTGTGGCCGCACAGCGCCCGGGCCAAGCGCACAGACCTCTGCGACCGCCCCGCGACGCTCGCCAGCAGGAGCCCGCGCTCAGCCTGCCCAAGTGCAAAGCCATGCTCCCGCGCTGTCACCCCAGCGATGCTTACGTCCCGGAGACCGGCCCCTGAGCTCCCTGGAGGTCCCAAGCCGGCGAACCGCTCCGGGAGGGGGAGCCTTTGGTGAAGAAGAGCTACTACCGGGTCGGCTCCCGGGCGGCCTGCAGGAGGCGGGAGGCGGGGGATGCCGGGAGCTGTAGTCCGGTTCCTATCGCCGCCTGCAGGGGCGCGCCAGGGAGATAAAGAATCCCTCGTCCCCAGAAGGGCGCGTCCCAAAATTGGGGAATTGGGTGCGGGGGAAGCGAAAGGGCAgtggaagagaaggcagagataAGAGAGGCTTTCTAGTCACGTACAACTTCTGATGAGCTGTCCAATCAACCACAGGGTTAAGAGTAGGGCTGAACGCTGAGGACTAACGGGGCACGAAAATGGCCGGAGACCTCCTCcccaatttacattttcttttttttttttttttaattttgattttttttttttttaatttgtcagagagagagagagagagagagagagagtgcgagcgagcacaggcggacagagtggcaggcagaggcagagggagaagctggctctccgccaagcaaggagcccgatgtgggactcgatcccaggacgctgggatcatgactgagccacccaggcgtcccgccaatttacattttcaaacaGGGTTGCAAATCATGGTTCAGAATCTACAGAAAGCCCCCTGGAGCCTGGTTCCAGTCCAGGAGACCCTGGAGAGCTTCCAGGATTGGCTGGGGGCGGAGCGTGGGAGACTCCTGACTCACCAGCAGTTTCTAAGCGGAGTAGGCAAGGGCAAGGTAGTACAGGGCCCTTAGGGAAAGTCCCACTAAAAGACTTTCTGGGATCAATTCATATCACAGTTCACCATTAAAATCTTCCCAGGTCTTGCTCCTACACTGCCCACttgattattttagaaataggaaAAGCAAAGTGATTGTTTTACTAAACCAGCCTAAAACTAATATGACCTGGTGTGTTTGGGAGACCAAGGAATATGAGatttagaaatacttaaaatctgggatgcctgggtggttcagtcagttaagtgtttgcctccagctcaggtcatcatcccagggtcctcccatagagttctccctctgcctactactccccctgcttgtgtgtgtgtgccctctctctgacaaataaataaatcagatatttttaaaaaataaaaataaataaataaaaatacttaaaattttacaattGTGGGGGGCTGCCAGGTATAGTTCACCTGTAGGGCTTTCAACAACTATAAATTTGGCCTGGCAAGCATTCACACTGCTTCCCCCCTACaacccccctccacacacacacatactctcttttcaaaaaggaggaaagaagctaACATAGATTTGAcagatcttttttgttgttgttattcctaTAACCACACCACAGTTCTATGTTGTCTGGACATAAAAGTTTTAGAATGACTatcatggaaattattttaatttctaatggtAGATTATTTAAGCCTCTGGTGGTGGTCTCTACAGATATTTCCTTAGTGGCTAGATGCAGCGATGGGACTTCCACGGCTTTGGGTTAGACTCGCTGATCAAGCCAGTGTGTCTTATCCAACCACAACTGCATCTGGCAACTCTCACCCTGGGACACAGTGTTAGCTGGGTAGGCATGCTTGACTTGCTAGCAGATTCAATGAAAGGTAAAGGCTTGAATTGAAAAGTGAATAAACTACTTCGGGGGGAGAAAACCAATGGCTTTTAGCTATAGTGTAACTTGCTGCCAGGCTGAGTtgcaagaagaaagggaagataagaaCCACCACTTCAGAAAGGGTTGTTTGCTTCTCTTAGATGTCTGTGATAGGGTTTGGCTGGGCCTGGGGGTAGTAATTGAATCTCATTAATGGAAAGAACCTCTCTAGCCCATCTTTCTATAAGAACCCCCTTTCATTATCGCTCTGATTCTGAGACTACTCACAAAGCTAGGAAAAGATAAGCAGGCACAGGCCATTTTGAACATATGCCCAGTCAGATAGTCGGGTCTTGAGCCAATTGTGTACTAGTTTGCAGGTTTCCATCTTTCCCcgtccttaacctctctgtgaaAAGGGCTGCCATCCTTTCCTCTGATATCCAGAGCCCTCCCTATGCTTACCTAATTATACTATGCTTAAGAAAGGCCTTTACAACTAacaaccttaaaaataaagtagtcagaaaaataaataaagtagtcaGTTATTTAATCAACAAAGATGAGTTTATCTGGGAATAGCAAAGGAATTACAACTCAGGACATGCAGACTCCAGCACACCAGAGGCAAGAACAATAGAGAGGAACAAAGAACAGAGGAGAGGGACTTGCTTTtatagaggaaaggagggagttgGGAAGGGTTGTTTTGGAAGAAAGTTCataggaggagaaggagagttCCAAGTTGTGGTGGCTTCTAATTGGCTGGGTTGTTGCTGGGTGAGGAGAaaatcttccttctcctttcaggGTTACATAAAGTAAGCTGTGATGAATACTGACTGAGCACCATCCCTTCATTGCTCCTGACCCTATTTTGAACTGggtttcctttatccattttcaCATAGACTGATTAGTGTGAGTTTAAATCATCTTCTTGTGGATACAAATTGTCTCCAAAGGATTTGAGCCCTATTTTTcagtgtggaatttaaaaaaaaaaaaaaatcacctattcAAACAATTTCAAGCTTCAGAAAGGTAGTGGGAGCAAATAATAAGTTTACAATACCTTATAAAGCATAAGAGATATGGTAAGGGCTCTCATCCTTTTTTGAGCTTAGTTGCCTATAGTGCTTTATGTTCTATATGACCCTACCAAGCAAAAAGATTCTGAATAACCTTACACAAACTCATGAATTTTTGGAACTCCACATGTTTCTCAGAATCCTTatgaatttttcctcttccttattcCCCAAACCACAACTGATTTTAGGCCTGCCCTTTTCTAGAGAGAGTCAGAAGGGACTCTGACTTCATCCCCCTGACAGCTTTACTGCCTtttaccaacacacacacacacacacacacacacacacacacacacacactcttatgAGTCCTACTAGCTTTACTAAATTATACCATTTTCACCAATTACCCAATTTTGAGATCCAAACTTAGGAAATGCATGGTCAAAGTGACTCAGTTCTGCTACTCCCAGATAGATAATTAGACTCAGGCTAATTATTAACAAAGTATTGCCAAACATATATATTTACCTTGGTGCCCTTTTGCCAATCTATTAAAAACTCTAACAGGGATGTTGGTGGGGTAGTCGTAGTGAAATTAGCAAAGAAATGgactttttgatatttttattctatttttttacaatttattttttaagtgtttaggTCTTTAGAAACAAGTATTTACATACTTTATTAAAACAATTGGTTCTTAAAGTTAAATGTAGGTTAAATATCCAATGCAATGTGGTGTTGCtgccttgctttttctttaactgaagtaattttaaaattactttctcaGAGAGGTATAGATACCATCCAAATATTCCAGAAAAGTTTTATGAAAAGGAGGGGTCATAGTGCATGTCCCTTAGTCCTTCACCTTTTGCATTTAGCCcctccatatttttttctctacactAATATGCATATATCTAGAGTTGCAGCAACCATTTGTGGTGGAGATAATAAAAGTCACATAAAAACATTTGCAGAGCAGTAAGATAGATGGAGCCTGGGTCCTGATATATCGTTGAGCAGATGTCATAGCCCTGGGTTGGAGTTCTtgttatatgagaaaaaaataaaataagatgctgTTTGTCATCTTAAGTCTTTCTAACATCCTAATTATTACATCTCGATTTGGATGTCCACCCTAGAGTCAACCAACAATGGCCAGGGGTAGAAGATGGAATCACGTTAGAACATGATGATCTTCCACTATAACTGGGGGAATGATAAGTGTAGGAtatcatttctagaaaaaaagggaaatatgatAAGCAGACAATACAATTGATGCCCACTATGGAGATAAATTTTTGAAGATATTTCTGGGGTATTGAGCTTGTGAATCTAAGATGAACAAAAATATGGAATTCAGAAAGAACCAACAAGTTTAGGTGTATAGGAGGTAATAGGTTTAATCTAGAtaattattaaaagttatttctaccagggcacctgggtggattagTTGGTTAGGccgtcaactcttgattttggctcaggtcatggtttcagggccctgggattcagccccacatcaggtgaCATGCTCaaggtggagtctgcttggggagtctctctctctctcctccccccgtgcccccctcaaataaataaataaatcctttaaaaaatgttatttctaccAGTTCAGTCAAAGTCTCCAGCTGTTCCATTTGCTATGTACAGGAGCTTCCTGATTACCCCACCCCTTCACTATACAGTGCTCTCAACAACCATTCTGAGGCTTAAGAATGTCATAGGCTAACTGAAAGGAAGAGTTGTCTGGGAAGATGTTGGGAAAAAGTGTTGGGGGTCTATGCATGTATCCTTTATATTTCGGCAATCAAGGAACAATGGGCATGAGGCAATGAGACATCCAACAGCTATAAGACATTCAACATTGCTCACGTGCATCTGCATCCATGGTGATTTCATGGCCCTTGCAAATGGTGGTATTTGCTCAAGAGATGCAAAGTTGCTTTCACTCATGACATGGTGAGTTCATCTCATCCCGTGAACTAGAATGCtctcttggaaaataaaaagtctaaGACTTTTTAGCTTAATCCCATgccaacatctttttaaatttatgagtcCAGAATCAATTCCCTAAGTTCTCTGTACctatttatagcaacattttctTCTATGTCTAACTGTTGATCTAGGACAAGGACCTGCTTCTAGAAATGATGAGGTCGaatgaaagcagagggagaggggtgcctgggtggctcagtcagttaagtgtctgccttcagctcagatcatgatcccagggtcctgggatcaagtccagcatcaggctccttgctcagtggggagcctgcttctccctctgcctactgctccctctgcttgcagctccccctgctagtttgctgtctctttctctgtctctaataaataaataaaatctaaaaataaaataataaaataataaaaataaatctaaagaagaagaaggaggaggaggagaaggaggagaagaaaaagaagaagaagaaagcagagggagaaaaaggcacaTTTGAAGTAGTCTCTTTTACTGCAAGACATGCTGGGATGTTGGTAGATTACAAATGGAAATGCAGGTCCAGAGAAGGGAGGACTGGAAAAGTGAAGATTTGTGAGATACCCACAGCTCTGGAATGATGAAAAGTTCATGGGAGAACTttcaaagtaaaagaataaagtgCTCCAAGTCAGAACACATGGAAAGAGTCACATTTAGGGATGAAGGAAACAAGAAGTCGTAGGGCCTTTGGTGCCATGTCTCAGCATCATGGAGGGGAGAAGTCATCAAGGAGGAGAGTGTGGGCAGAGGGCAGAAAGCTACC encodes the following:
- the CPOX gene encoding oxygen-dependent coproporphyrinogen-III oxidase, mitochondrial: MALHLGRLSAGSCWRASRGGRRGLCAWPGRCAATRICRPPGAAGTEQCRGLGHIPTAGGRPRLGTGLTTALAGLAGLAGLAAAAFGHVERAEMVPRSTGARSPSSGRPEEDDDELTRRCSCFMAPPVTDLRELRGRPSDMKTKMELLILETQAQVCQALAQVDGGARFSVDRWERKEGGGGISCVLQDGHVFEKAGVSISVVHGNLSEEAAKQMRSRGKILKTKDGKLPFSAMGVSSVIHPKNPHAPTIHFNYRYFEIEEADGNKQWWFGGGCDLTPTYLNQEDAIHFHRTLKEACDKHGPDLYPKFKKWCDDYFFIVHRGERRGIGGIFFDDLDSPSKEEVFRFVQSCAQAVVPSYIPLVKKHHDDSFTPQEKLWQQLRRGRYVEFNLLYDRGTKFGLFTPGSRIESILMSLPLTARWEYMHSPPENSKEAEILEVLRHPRDWVC